From a single Planctellipticum variicoloris genomic region:
- a CDS encoding glycerophosphodiester phosphodiesterase family protein, which translates to MTTLKIALLLCLAAPACCSAADGFLHNGVTAHRGNSGEFPESTLPAIRSALELGADWVEVDLFRTRDGQLVVLHDRTTGRVGDKNLVVAESTFDELQTVDVATDFRKRSGQSIEECPPQRIPTLEQVLRLIMTQSQTRISLQPKMDCVPQAVELVKQLKAERWVSFNDGNLDYMTQVKQLAPEIPAIWDRGPATSIDDDIRIARERNFSSLILQHSGVTAEKIRKIRAAGLEAGAWTVNDRATMERLLDLGVERLYTDFPRLALALKAGRRFQAVACDGHYPKHLQGVCTNDRDAIYWSFTDVLVQTDLAGKVLRKIPVADHHGDLCQHDGRLYVAVNLGQFNQPAGKADSWVFVYDADSLQELARHKVPEVVHGAGGMAHRDGRFFVVGGLPPGTNENYVYEYDDQFQFQRRHVLASGYTLMGIQAAAFDGEHWWFGCYGSPRRLLKADASFQLVGQWDFDASLGIVDLPDGRLLVARGTSSKDQGCTGRLEVAVPDDKTGLRIIAAESATK; encoded by the coding sequence ATGACGACGCTCAAAATTGCGCTGCTGCTCTGCCTCGCGGCCCCGGCCTGTTGCTCCGCCGCCGACGGCTTTCTCCACAATGGCGTCACCGCCCATCGCGGCAATTCGGGAGAGTTTCCCGAGAGCACGCTCCCCGCCATCCGCAGCGCTCTCGAACTCGGCGCGGACTGGGTCGAAGTCGACCTGTTCCGCACCCGTGACGGCCAGCTCGTCGTTCTGCACGATCGGACCACTGGTCGCGTGGGCGACAAGAATCTCGTGGTCGCCGAGTCGACATTCGATGAACTGCAGACCGTCGACGTTGCCACCGATTTCCGCAAGCGATCGGGCCAGTCGATCGAGGAATGTCCGCCGCAGCGCATTCCGACGCTCGAACAGGTTCTGCGGCTGATCATGACGCAGTCGCAGACGCGGATCTCGCTGCAGCCGAAGATGGACTGCGTCCCTCAGGCCGTCGAGCTGGTGAAGCAGCTCAAGGCCGAGCGCTGGGTCAGTTTCAACGATGGCAACCTGGATTACATGACGCAGGTGAAACAGCTTGCTCCGGAGATCCCCGCCATCTGGGACCGCGGACCGGCCACCAGCATCGACGACGACATTCGCATCGCCCGCGAACGCAACTTCTCCTCGCTGATCCTGCAGCACTCGGGCGTCACCGCCGAGAAGATCCGCAAGATCCGCGCGGCGGGCCTGGAAGCGGGCGCCTGGACGGTGAACGACCGGGCCACGATGGAGCGGCTGCTTGACCTGGGGGTCGAACGCCTCTACACCGACTTTCCCCGCCTGGCCCTGGCGCTCAAGGCGGGCCGGCGCTTTCAGGCGGTCGCCTGCGATGGCCATTACCCCAAACACCTGCAGGGGGTCTGCACGAACGACCGGGACGCCATCTACTGGTCCTTCACCGACGTCCTTGTGCAGACCGATCTCGCCGGCAAAGTGCTGCGAAAGATCCCGGTCGCCGATCATCATGGCGACCTGTGCCAGCATGATGGCCGGCTTTACGTCGCCGTGAACCTGGGTCAGTTCAACCAGCCCGCCGGCAAAGCCGATTCCTGGGTCTTCGTTTACGACGCCGACTCGCTGCAGGAACTCGCCCGTCATAAAGTTCCTGAGGTCGTGCACGGGGCCGGGGGCATGGCGCATCGCGACGGCCGATTCTTCGTCGTGGGTGGGCTGCCTCCCGGTACAAACGAAAACTACGTCTATGAATACGACGATCAATTCCAGTTTCAGCGGCGTCACGTCCTTGCCAGCGGTTACACGTTGATGGGCATTCAAGCCGCGGCCTTCGATGGCGAACACTGGTGGTTCGGCTGCTACGGGTCGCCCCGCCGGCTGCTGAAGGCCGACGCCAGCTTCCAGCTTGTCGGACAGTGGGACTTCGACGCCTCACTGGGCATTGTCGATCTTCCCGACGGCCGCCTGCTCGTCGCGCGCGGTACAAGCAGCAAGGATCAGGGTTGTACGGGCCGTCTCGAAGTCGCGGTTCCCGACGACAAGACCGGGCTGCGGATCATCGCGGCGGAGTCCGCCACGAAGTAG
- a CDS encoding metallophosphoesterase: MSHTPLGRRAFLAGSTLVLAAAQFDRLLTCPLHADDGKSPLRIGLVTDLHHADKPPAGTRHYRETLRKLAEAAETFQASPPAFVVELGDLIDAADTVETEQRYLATINREFSKLSKDRHYVLGNHCVDTLKKEEFLGGVEQKASYDSFDRGGWHFVILDACFRSDGEPYGRKNFVWTDANIPAAELEWLRADLQGTSLPTIVFAHQRLDVSNNHGVRNAPQVREVLEASGKVRAVFQGHSHQNDYNEIAGIHYTTLVAMIEGAGVEDNGYSLLELGDDGTITLTGFRKQQHRRWHRGS, from the coding sequence ATGTCGCACACGCCACTCGGCCGCCGGGCCTTTCTTGCGGGGAGCACGCTGGTCCTGGCGGCCGCGCAGTTCGACAGGCTCCTCACCTGCCCGCTGCATGCCGATGACGGGAAGTCTCCACTCCGCATCGGCCTCGTCACTGATCTGCACCACGCCGACAAGCCTCCCGCCGGGACGCGGCACTATCGCGAAACGCTGCGCAAGCTCGCCGAGGCCGCCGAGACGTTTCAGGCCAGTCCGCCGGCCTTCGTCGTCGAGCTGGGAGACCTGATCGATGCCGCCGATACTGTTGAGACCGAGCAGCGCTATCTGGCGACGATCAACCGCGAATTCTCCAAGCTCTCCAAAGATCGCCACTACGTCCTCGGCAATCACTGCGTCGACACGCTGAAGAAGGAAGAGTTTCTCGGCGGAGTGGAGCAGAAGGCGTCCTACGACTCGTTCGACCGCGGCGGCTGGCACTTTGTGATTCTCGACGCCTGTTTCCGCAGCGACGGCGAGCCGTACGGCCGCAAGAACTTTGTCTGGACGGACGCCAACATTCCCGCCGCCGAGCTGGAATGGCTGCGGGCCGACCTGCAGGGGACTTCGCTCCCGACGATCGTCTTCGCCCATCAGCGGCTCGACGTCAGCAACAATCACGGCGTCAGGAACGCCCCGCAAGTCCGCGAGGTTCTCGAGGCCTCCGGCAAGGTCCGCGCCGTCTTCCAGGGGCACAGCCACCAGAACGACTACAACGAGATCGCCGGCATCCATTACACGACGCTGGTCGCGATGATCGAAGGGGCGGGCGTCGAGGACAACGGCTACTCGCTACTGGAACTCGGCGACGACGGTACGATCACTCTGACCGGCTTCCGCAAGCAGCAGCACCGCCGCTGGCACCGCGGGTCCTGA
- a CDS encoding thermonuclease family protein → MARNVRNPFHPGLILVVLFVAVSWWLANQPNENLPPAERPVPSKKSDSPSTPPAATTASRPDPCDPKIVDEFTGRVQHVQDGDSFKLQRADRRTVTVRMKSIDAPEKDQPSGDAARQHLKRLIEGRQVTIQSVGDDQYDRTLGYVLLDGVEINEQLVHDGWAWHYSKDSCERRFAAAEDAARTARRGLWERGRPQPPWEFRRQKNSGR, encoded by the coding sequence ATGGCGCGCAACGTTCGCAACCCGTTCCATCCGGGCCTGATTCTCGTCGTGCTGTTCGTCGCCGTCTCCTGGTGGCTCGCCAACCAGCCGAACGAAAATCTCCCGCCGGCCGAACGCCCCGTTCCGTCGAAGAAATCGGATTCCCCCTCGACTCCGCCCGCAGCGACGACGGCCTCCAGGCCGGACCCTTGCGATCCGAAGATTGTGGACGAATTCACCGGCCGCGTGCAGCACGTCCAGGACGGTGACTCCTTCAAGCTGCAGAGGGCGGACCGGCGGACGGTCACGGTCCGGATGAAGAGCATCGACGCACCCGAGAAGGATCAGCCCTCCGGAGACGCCGCCCGGCAGCATCTCAAGCGTCTCATCGAGGGCCGGCAAGTGACGATCCAGTCCGTCGGCGACGATCAATATGACCGGACGCTCGGGTATGTCCTGCTGGATGGCGTCGAGATCAACGAGCAGCTCGTCCACGACGGCTGGGCTTGGCATTACAGCAAGGACAGTTGCGAGCGCCGCTTTGCCGCGGCGGAAGACGCCGCGCGGACGGCACGGCGGGGCCTGTGGGAGAGGGGACGACCGCAGCCGCCGTGGGAATTTCGGCGGCAGAAGAACTCGGGGCGGTGA
- a CDS encoding RHS repeat-associated core domain-containing protein produces the protein MGDITTYSWDYENRLVQVEHPTGEIVTSVYDPDGHRVAQDDGVAAQQFVYDGNNLLQERDDVGTVEADYTYVPQEYARYVSQQRDAESRFYHVSGIQDVTQLTDAGETVTDDYRFDAWGKPLATTGSTENPHTYKGEAGYQSAPQLSAEESTYYLHHRVLPSQGRFLSEDPLDDDANTYRYVRNNPVNAVDPSGLEEVVLQTADGDVLIPESAQTGYIGRLVTLLRDAELTGNTSFATTVRRTLLVAWNERQGLHTEHQLYSAQQKRLNRLSQTFEPIDIIARPLGYAASATAKQVGKTSESVGDQLVWIDGKLVDAAEWAVDRYADARNLSISTGYETRSPEAYRRYQQYLEYNAITHGSDVARELSHRPWDPEYITPNEQAEFDMAVGGTLEVLTGGLGKSGPFAREALKHADDLPWSAKQQAWKFESATDDLATRNAPSSKVTLNVVEGTQTAPAKFVRTLKPGEKIPDLIAEGKSATWVNEAEHAIVSLAGEGKIQRVVVSGGRDGIDFIQKDGKLFFEMDGKLVQVRRVLGHTHPRATGPSQGDLDAMKILGQSRSYIIEIGGEPGGTIIRPK, from the coding sequence GTGGGGGACATCACCACCTATTCCTGGGACTACGAAAACCGCCTGGTGCAGGTCGAGCATCCCACCGGCGAGATCGTCACGTCGGTCTACGATCCCGACGGCCATCGGGTCGCGCAGGACGACGGCGTCGCCGCGCAGCAGTTCGTCTACGACGGCAACAACCTGTTGCAGGAGCGGGACGACGTGGGGACGGTCGAGGCCGACTACACGTACGTGCCGCAGGAGTACGCCCGCTACGTCAGCCAGCAGCGGGATGCGGAGAGCCGGTTCTACCACGTCAGCGGCATCCAGGACGTGACGCAGCTCACCGACGCCGGCGAAACGGTCACGGACGACTACCGCTTCGACGCCTGGGGCAAGCCGCTCGCCACGACCGGCTCGACGGAGAACCCGCACACGTACAAGGGGGAGGCCGGCTACCAGTCGGCGCCGCAGCTCTCGGCGGAGGAATCGACGTACTACCTGCACCACCGGGTGCTGCCGTCGCAGGGCCGGTTCCTCAGCGAAGACCCGCTCGACGACGACGCGAACACGTATCGGTACGTGCGGAATAATCCGGTGAACGCCGTCGATCCCAGCGGGTTGGAGGAGGTCGTCCTACAAACCGCAGACGGCGATGTGTTGATCCCTGAGAGTGCACAGACGGGGTACATCGGTCGTTTGGTGACCCTGCTGCGCGACGCTGAATTAACTGGCAATACGAGCTTTGCAACAACCGTCCGCCGAACTTTGCTCGTCGCGTGGAACGAACGGCAAGGCTTGCATACCGAGCACCAGTTGTACTCCGCACAACAAAAGCGGCTGAACCGACTCTCCCAAACCTTCGAACCGATCGACATCATCGCAAGACCGCTCGGCTACGCCGCGTCGGCAACAGCAAAACAAGTCGGCAAAACATCAGAATCGGTCGGAGATCAGCTCGTCTGGATCGACGGAAAGTTGGTTGACGCGGCAGAATGGGCCGTTGATCGCTATGCTGATGCCCGCAATCTCTCGATCAGCACCGGATACGAAACTCGTTCGCCGGAGGCGTACCGACGCTACCAGCAATACCTGGAGTACAATGCGATCACGCACGGATCTGATGTTGCACGCGAACTCAGCCATCGTCCGTGGGATCCTGAATACATCACGCCAAACGAACAAGCTGAGTTCGACATGGCCGTCGGCGGAACCCTTGAGGTTCTCACCGGCGGCCTCGGCAAATCCGGCCCATTCGCCAGAGAAGCACTAAAACATGCAGATGATCTCCCGTGGTCAGCAAAACAACAGGCTTGGAAATTCGAAAGTGCGACCGACGATTTAGCAACACGTAATGCTCCAAGCAGCAAAGTCACGCTCAATGTCGTTGAGGGAACACAGACTGCTCCTGCCAAATTTGTTCGTACATTAAAGCCGGGGGAGAAGATTCCTGATTTGATTGCTGAGGGAAAATCCGCAACGTGGGTCAACGAAGCCGAACACGCCATTGTCAGTCTTGCTGGAGAAGGAAAGATTCAACGAGTTGTCGTAAGTGGCGGGCGAGACGGAATCGACTTCATTCAGAAAGATGGCAAACTCTTCTTCGAGATGGACGGGAAACTGGTCCAAGTCAGGCGAGTGTTGGGTCACACTCACCCACGGGCAACGGGGCCGTCTCAAGGCGACTTGGATGCGATGAAGATTTTAGGGCAGTCTCGGTCATACATTATTGAAATCGGAGGCGAACCCGGTGGGACAATCATTAGGCCAAAGTGA
- a CDS encoding AAA family ATPase codes for MQHQSTAGVALNAELRSQAAFRQLQAVLPVEDLSRPADGEPTFDPAFGQASLHEIARALCRQRKGQVILTGDRGVGKSTLVRRLAAEVARGEFPRLAGRRFVRIDVSNVGPEDSRACLEVIVASLAEAGDLVVCLDGLSALFPRPNGGSNKPLLRTQFQRTDLRIIGVMTDWEYAEQIGSDAQMLPLVTRVRLEEPRDEEALAITRCAAQLSVCVLTKWPGDDRMSKCDGRLPS; via the coding sequence ATGCAGCACCAGTCAACAGCCGGCGTCGCTCTCAACGCCGAACTCCGATCACAGGCCGCGTTCCGGCAACTGCAGGCCGTCCTCCCGGTCGAAGACCTCAGCCGGCCGGCGGACGGCGAACCAACGTTCGATCCCGCCTTCGGCCAGGCCAGCCTGCACGAGATCGCCCGCGCGCTGTGCCGGCAGCGGAAGGGGCAGGTGATCCTCACCGGCGACCGGGGGGTCGGCAAATCCACGCTGGTGCGTCGACTGGCAGCGGAAGTAGCGCGTGGCGAGTTCCCGCGGCTGGCCGGTCGCCGGTTCGTCCGCATCGACGTCTCCAACGTCGGCCCGGAAGACAGCCGGGCCTGCCTGGAAGTGATTGTCGCCAGCCTCGCCGAGGCCGGGGATCTCGTCGTCTGCCTCGACGGCCTGTCGGCCCTCTTCCCGCGTCCCAACGGCGGCTCCAACAAACCGCTCCTCCGCACGCAGTTCCAGCGTACGGACCTGCGAATCATCGGCGTCATGACCGACTGGGAATACGCCGAGCAGATCGGCAGCGACGCCCAGATGCTCCCGCTGGTCACGCGCGTCCGTCTCGAAGAACCGCGCGACGAAGAGGCCCTGGCGATCACCCGCTGTGCCGCACAGTTGAGCGTCTGCGTCCTGACGAAGTGGCCCGGCGACGACAGAATGTCGAAATGCGATGGTCGCTTGCCGAGCTGA